One window from the genome of Streptococcus parasanguinis encodes:
- the der gene encoding ribosome biogenesis GTPase Der has translation MALPTIAIVGRPNVGKSTLFNRIAGERISIVEDVEGVTRDRIYATAEWLNRKFSIIDTGGIDDVDAPFMEQIKHQAEIAMDEADVIVFVVSGKEGITDADEYVTRILYKTHKPVILAVNKVDNPEMRNDIYDFYALGLGEPLPVSSVHGIGTGDVLDAIIENLPNETEEENPDIIKFSLIGRPNVGKSSLINAILGEDRVIASPVAGTTRDAIDTHFTDADGQEFTMIDTAGMRKSGKIYENTEKYSVMRAMRAIDRSDVVLMVINAEEGIREYDKRIAGFAHEAGKGMIIVVNKWDTIEKDNHTMKQWEDDIRDQFQYLSYAPIVFVSALTKQRLHKLPEMIKQISESQNTRIPSAVLNDVIMDAIAINPTPTDKGKRLKIFYATQVATKPPTFVVFVNEEELMHFSYLRFLENQIRKAFVFEGTPIHLIARKRK, from the coding sequence ATGGCCCTACCAACTATTGCGATTGTAGGCCGTCCCAATGTCGGAAAATCGACGCTCTTTAACCGGATTGCCGGTGAGCGGATTTCCATCGTTGAGGATGTAGAAGGAGTCACTCGTGACCGCATTTATGCAACAGCTGAGTGGTTGAATCGAAAATTTAGTATCATCGATACGGGGGGAATTGATGACGTAGATGCCCCATTTATGGAGCAAATCAAGCATCAGGCAGAAATTGCCATGGACGAAGCAGATGTGATCGTCTTTGTTGTTTCTGGAAAAGAAGGGATCACGGATGCGGATGAATATGTCACTCGTATCTTGTATAAGACCCATAAACCGGTGATTCTTGCAGTCAACAAGGTGGATAACCCAGAGATGCGCAATGATATCTATGACTTTTATGCCTTAGGACTGGGTGAGCCACTACCGGTATCCTCTGTCCACGGGATCGGAACTGGGGATGTGCTTGATGCCATTATTGAAAATCTTCCGAATGAAACAGAAGAAGAAAATCCAGATATCATTAAATTTAGCTTGATTGGTCGTCCAAATGTTGGAAAATCTAGCTTGATCAATGCGATCCTTGGAGAAGACCGGGTCATCGCAAGCCCTGTTGCCGGAACTACACGTGATGCCATCGATACCCATTTTACCGATGCAGATGGCCAAGAATTTACCATGATCGATACAGCCGGTATGCGCAAATCTGGTAAAATCTATGAAAACACTGAGAAATATTCTGTCATGCGTGCCATGCGTGCCATCGACCGTTCAGATGTGGTTTTGATGGTTATTAATGCCGAAGAAGGAATTCGGGAGTATGACAAGCGGATCGCTGGCTTTGCTCATGAAGCTGGTAAAGGTATGATCATTGTTGTCAATAAATGGGATACTATTGAAAAAGACAACCATACCATGAAGCAGTGGGAAGATGACATTCGCGATCAATTCCAATACCTTTCTTATGCGCCGATTGTTTTTGTCTCTGCCTTAACCAAACAACGCTTGCACAAGTTGCCAGAGATGATCAAACAGATCAGTGAGAGTCAAAATACACGGATTCCTTCAGCTGTCTTGAACGATGTGATTATGGATGCCATTGCCATTAATCCAACGCCGACCGATAAAGGAAAACGCCTCAAGATCTTCTATGCGACACAAGTGGCAACCAAGCCGCCAACTTTTGTGGTCTTTGTTAACGAAGAAGAACTGATGCACTTCTCATACCTCCGTTTCTTGGAGAACCAAATTCGCAAGGCCTTTGTTTTTGAAGGAACTCCAATCCATTTGATTGCGCGAAAACGGAAGTAG
- a CDS encoding DEAD/DEAH box helicase, protein MAKLIPGKVRSQGSLLYEAGKVSLQEVKEKYLYFRVEEESLRYSLDDDAVFCSCAFFQKKKFCTHLAAVEAFLKNDDSGKAALASLEEDATATEETQEKVSFGSLFLDQVLPKIEKKETRYVLSAVGQEDEYSGQFLWTLRIRRLPDERSYVIRDVLAFLQTLQKEGHFAIGKSYYEPISYLEFDGPSQDVINFLQGLVTDSGSKEQDFFPNAGRHLYFPPTLFEEAVELLMNLDSFLLQYSLYDFSEVYFQDVHGEEDLFHFQVEDHGDFYELIITEPQVKVVESAVYLFRNGVFYHLTPQQRTLWKAIQDLPMDQDRKKRLHFDPTDQTKLSYSLKEFKKLGQITAPTSFLIHDFTPEFHFDLAQDQTVLLDVVFQYQDRVVTTREELLNLPYSSDFDKEQEVFSTMLAAGFTDDFSSQRSPLSSEQIYPFFHQQIPTFEALGEVTLSDSLLDLYQVERPKIDVKTNGSLLEIGFDFESVDPAEVDQVLKALVGQKDYFVSHTGKVLVFDEETKKISRALADLRAKMSKGGKLQARRIAAYQLSDLLADQDNVHFSEDFRNLAHDLTHPEDFQLPQMTIQATLRDYQETGVKWFSMLNHYGFGGILADDMGLGKTLQTISFLTSVAKKETKILILAPSSLIYNWKQEFSKFAPQMEVAVVYGLKQHRDELIATNPQVVITSYASFRQDVEEYQKNQYEYLILDEAQVMKNAQTKIAQHLRGFEVPHVFALSGTPIENHVGELWSIFQIVLPGLFPAKREFQKLSPETIARFVKPFVMRRKKDEVLQELPDLIETTYHNELDESQKTIYLAQLKQIQDRVRSSSEEELNRSKVEILSGLMRLRQICDTPALFMEDYQGDSGKLESLRDLLGQIKDGEHRVLIFSQFRGMLDILEQEIDQLGMTSFKITGSTPAKDRQEMTNAFNAGERHAFLISLKAGGVGLNLTGADTVILVDLWWNPAVEDQAIGRAHRMGQEQNVEVYRMITRGTIEEKIQELQASKRHLVSTILDGTETRSSLSVEEIREILGIQSE, encoded by the coding sequence ATGGCAAAATTAATTCCTGGGAAGGTTCGTTCACAAGGGAGCCTTCTCTATGAAGCTGGGAAAGTTTCCCTTCAGGAAGTAAAAGAAAAATACCTGTATTTTCGGGTGGAAGAAGAAAGCTTGCGGTACAGTTTAGACGACGATGCCGTTTTTTGTAGCTGTGCTTTCTTTCAAAAGAAAAAATTCTGTACGCATCTGGCAGCTGTAGAAGCTTTCTTGAAGAATGATGACAGTGGGAAAGCAGCTCTTGCAAGTCTTGAAGAAGACGCCACGGCGACTGAAGAAACGCAGGAGAAGGTTTCTTTTGGAAGTTTGTTTTTAGACCAGGTCCTTCCAAAAATCGAAAAAAAAGAAACACGCTATGTCTTATCGGCAGTTGGGCAGGAGGATGAATACTCTGGTCAATTCTTGTGGACCCTTCGCATTCGTCGCTTGCCAGACGAGCGTTCTTATGTGATCAGAGATGTGCTAGCTTTTTTGCAGACCCTTCAGAAAGAAGGCCATTTTGCAATTGGCAAAAGTTACTATGAACCTATTTCTTACTTAGAATTTGATGGACCTAGTCAGGATGTGATCAATTTCCTACAAGGCTTGGTCACAGATAGTGGATCAAAAGAGCAAGATTTCTTTCCCAATGCTGGGCGCCATCTTTATTTTCCACCGACTCTATTTGAAGAAGCTGTAGAATTACTGATGAATTTGGATTCCTTCCTCTTGCAATATAGCTTGTATGATTTTTCTGAAGTCTATTTTCAGGATGTCCATGGGGAGGAAGATCTCTTTCATTTTCAGGTGGAAGACCATGGTGATTTTTACGAATTGATCATTACGGAGCCACAAGTGAAGGTTGTCGAGTCTGCTGTTTACCTGTTTCGAAATGGTGTCTTCTATCACCTGACGCCCCAACAGCGGACCTTATGGAAGGCGATCCAAGATCTTCCAATGGATCAGGATCGCAAAAAACGCCTGCATTTTGATCCAACGGATCAGACCAAACTTTCCTATAGTTTAAAAGAGTTCAAAAAACTGGGACAAATAACAGCCCCGACCAGCTTTTTAATCCACGATTTCACTCCGGAATTTCATTTTGATCTAGCACAGGATCAGACTGTATTACTGGATGTTGTCTTTCAATACCAGGATCGTGTGGTGACCACGCGTGAGGAACTTCTCAATCTTCCTTATTCTAGTGATTTCGATAAGGAGCAAGAAGTCTTTTCAACCATGCTAGCAGCAGGTTTTACGGATGATTTTTCTTCCCAAAGAAGTCCTTTATCAAGTGAGCAAATCTATCCATTCTTTCACCAACAGATCCCGACTTTTGAAGCCTTAGGAGAGGTTACCCTCTCTGATAGCCTTTTAGATCTTTATCAAGTGGAGCGTCCAAAAATTGATGTTAAAACCAATGGCAGTCTACTGGAGATCGGTTTTGACTTTGAAAGTGTGGATCCAGCCGAAGTGGACCAGGTCCTCAAAGCTCTAGTAGGGCAAAAAGACTATTTTGTCAGCCATACAGGGAAAGTTCTTGTCTTTGATGAAGAAACCAAGAAGATCAGTCGAGCCTTAGCAGATCTGCGGGCGAAAATGAGCAAGGGTGGGAAACTACAAGCCCGCCGGATTGCCGCTTATCAGCTATCTGATTTGTTGGCAGATCAAGACAATGTTCATTTTTCAGAAGACTTTCGAAATTTAGCTCATGATTTGACTCATCCAGAAGACTTCCAACTCCCTCAGATGACAATCCAAGCGACCCTAAGGGATTACCAAGAAACAGGGGTCAAATGGTTCTCCATGTTAAATCATTATGGTTTTGGTGGTATTTTAGCGGATGATATGGGGCTTGGGAAAACCCTGCAGACTATTTCCTTCTTGACCAGTGTCGCAAAAAAAGAAACTAAAATCTTGATTCTAGCTCCATCTAGTCTCATCTACAATTGGAAACAAGAATTTTCAAAATTCGCTCCTCAGATGGAAGTGGCAGTCGTCTATGGTCTCAAGCAGCACCGAGATGAACTCATCGCAACCAATCCACAGGTAGTTATCACTAGTTACGCGTCTTTCCGTCAAGATGTGGAGGAATACCAGAAGAATCAGTATGAGTACTTGATTCTAGATGAAGCCCAGGTTATGAAAAATGCCCAAACCAAGATTGCCCAACACTTACGTGGCTTTGAGGTTCCGCATGTGTTTGCCTTATCTGGGACACCGATTGAAAATCATGTGGGTGAACTCTGGTCTATTTTCCAAATTGTTCTTCCAGGGCTCTTCCCAGCTAAAAGAGAATTTCAAAAATTGAGTCCTGAGACCATTGCACGATTTGTCAAACCTTTTGTCATGAGACGGAAAAAAGATGAAGTGCTCCAAGAATTACCGGACTTGATTGAAACAACCTACCACAATGAGTTGGATGAAAGCCAAAAAACGATCTATTTGGCTCAATTAAAACAAATTCAAGATCGGGTTCGAAGCTCTAGCGAGGAAGAACTAAATCGGAGTAAGGTGGAAATTCTCTCGGGTCTCATGCGCCTTCGCCAAATCTGTGATACCCCCGCCCTCTTTATGGAAGACTATCAGGGAGATAGTGGGAAATTGGAGAGCCTTCGAGATCTTTTGGGTCAAATCAAGGATGGCGAACACCGGGTTTTGATCTTCTCTCAATTTAGAGGCATGCTGGATATCCTAGAGCAGGAAATTGACCAGCTTGGCATGACCTCCTTTAAAATCACAGGTTCTACTCCCGCTAAAGATCGACAAGAAATGACCAATGCTTTTAATGCAGGTGAGCGCCATGCTTTTCTCATTTCTCTGAAGGCTGGAGGGGTTGGATTGAACCTCACTGGTGCCGATACGGTCATCTTAGTCGATTTGTGGTGGAATCCTGCAGTGGAAGACCAAGCTATTGGACGTGCCCATCGAATGGGACAGGAACAAAATGTTGAAGTTTATCGCATGATTACTCGTGGTACGATTGAAGAAAAAATCCAAGAACTGCAAGCTTCCAAAAGACACTTGGTCTCAACGATTTTAGATGGAACGGAAACACGATCTAGTTTATCGGTTGAGGAAATTCGTGAGATTCTTGGAATTCAGTCAGAATAG